A region from the Manihot esculenta cultivar AM560-2 chromosome 13, M.esculenta_v8, whole genome shotgun sequence genome encodes:
- the LOC110629015 gene encoding uncharacterized protein LOC110629015, translating into MGYRRPPLHTCGAAFMEIADKAYTNALHLNGPLGSVTKNLARLASPACPLVYALEYQILIMFSFFDDRIFALESQVEAIFPPSRYAFDKIDEFVRAAEILPGKFDAAVNNFPTVIHQVSFLDWALLHAISCLNFFISRLTEWENTIEKEIMMDMNSSERSNEPEVLQESASQKTETQNLDHVETKEVAGRREGFTYKDALEKEVKVTKATYKDALEKGTKKEENGEGRSKTRAEKNSSEGRTMTKEKIEKKKKVRTEEESEDMEGDEILETESSWLMKLGRYGKQSSFSCSASFKW; encoded by the exons ATGGGTTATAGACGACCTCCATTGCATACCTGTGGAGCTGCTTTCATGGAAATAGCTGACAAAGCCTACACAAATGCTCTACATCTCAATGGACCATTAGGTTCTGTGACAAAAAATCTTGCCAGGTTAGCTTCACCAGCCTGCCCACTTGTCTACGCCCTGGAATATCAGATATTGATAATGTTCTCCTTCTTCGATGATCGGATTTTTGCCCTGGAATCCCAAGTTGAGGCCATTTTTCCTCCATCAAGATATGCATTTGACAAGATTGATGAATTTGTCCGCGCAGCAGAAATCCTTCCAGGGAAGTTTGATGCAGCTGTAAATAATTTTCCCACAGTGATCCATCAAGTTTCATTTCTAGACTGGGCTTTGCTCCATGCCATATCCTGCCTTAACTTCTTCATCTCCAGATTAACAGAATGGGAAAACACCATTGAAAAGGAGATCATGATGGATATGAACAGTAGCGAGAGAAGCAATGAACCAGAAGTTCTTCAGGAATCTGCAAGTCAAAAAACAGAAACCCAAAACCTTGATCATGTCGAAACTAAGGAAG TGGcaggaagaagagaaggattCACATACAAAGATGCACTAGAGAAGGAAGTAAAAGTTACAAAAGCTACGTACAAGGATGCATTGGAGAAGGGAACtaagaaagaagaaaatgggGAAGGAAGAAGCAAGACGAGAGCAGAAAAGAATAGCAGCGAAGGAAGGACGATGACAAAGGAGAAgatagaaaagaagaagaaggtaagAACAGAGGAAGAGAGTGAAGATATGGAGGGTGATGAGATTTTAGAGACTGAATCATCTTGGCTAATGAAACTAGGAAGATATGGTAAACAAAGCTCTTTCTCATGTTCAGCTTCTTTTAAATGGTGA
- the LOC110629736 gene encoding uncharacterized protein LOC110629736 isoform X1: protein MKNKIEVVKLQESTDQGMALAPAPGLSVSPQLYASCINQLTTMNSKKRHNGIAFRFPDSLYHAPPAKKTKDKVPLYGFSYYLPVSHNLSHFQVTPLLHFSILMGISKSDSTALGIPGDGRCLFRSVVHGACLRSGKPSPTESLEKELADELRSKVADEFIKRRGDTEWFLEDDFDTYVRQMRQPHVWGGEPELLMASHVLKVPITVYMRDRNSGGLKIIAEYGQEYGRENPICVLYHGYGHYDALRRKIAGSQSKQFLRWISGGLIHQGYKAEGEKMLIV from the exons atgaaaaataaaatagaag TGGTCAAACTACAGGAATCGACTGATCAAGGAATGGCACTGGCACCAGCGCCGGGACTGtcagtctcacctcagctctaTGCCTCTTGCATCAATCAGCTAACAACAATGAACTCCAAAAAAAGGCATAATGGCATCGCATTCCGATTCCCAGATTCTCTCTATCACGCTCCACCAGCTAAAAAAACGAAGGACAAGGTTCCCTTGTATGGTTTCTCTTATTACTTACCTGTCTCCCATAATCTATCCCATTTTCAGGTAACTCCTCTCTTGCATTTCTCGATTCTAATGGGAATTTCAAAATCGGATTCAACTGCTCTTG GGATACCTGGAGATGGGAGGTGTTTGTTTCGGTCTGTGGTTCACGGAGCTTGTCTCAGGTCAGGGAAACCATCTCCAACTGAGAGCCTTGAAAAAGAACTTGCAGATGAGCTACGATCCAAA GTAGCAGATGAATTTATTAAGAGGCGCGGGGACACTGAATG GTTTCTTGAAGATGATTTCGACACCTATGTCAGACAGATGAGACAACCTCATGTCTGGGGAGGGGAGCCTGAGCTGCTTATGGCCTCACATGTCTTAAA GGTGCCAATCACAGTATATATGCGGGACAGAAATTCTGGTGGCCTCAAAATTATAGCTGAATATGGTCAAGAGTATGGCAGGGAAAATCCCATCTGCGTATTGTACCATGGGTATGGACACTACGATGCATTGCGGAGGAAGATTGCTGGTTCACAATCCAAGCA GTTTCTGAGGTGGATATCTGGAGGTCTCATACACCAAGGCTACAAAGCTGAGGGGGAAAAGATGTTGATTGTTTGA
- the LOC110629736 gene encoding OVARIAN TUMOR DOMAIN-containing deubiquitinating enzyme 4 isoform X2 produces MALAPAPGLSVSPQLYASCINQLTTMNSKKRHNGIAFRFPDSLYHAPPAKKTKDKVPLYGFSYYLPVSHNLSHFQVTPLLHFSILMGISKSDSTALGIPGDGRCLFRSVVHGACLRSGKPSPTESLEKELADELRSKVADEFIKRRGDTEWFLEDDFDTYVRQMRQPHVWGGEPELLMASHVLKVPITVYMRDRNSGGLKIIAEYGQEYGRENPICVLYHGYGHYDALRRKIAGSQSKQFLRWISGGLIHQGYKAEGEKMLIV; encoded by the exons ATGGCACTGGCACCAGCGCCGGGACTGtcagtctcacctcagctctaTGCCTCTTGCATCAATCAGCTAACAACAATGAACTCCAAAAAAAGGCATAATGGCATCGCATTCCGATTCCCAGATTCTCTCTATCACGCTCCACCAGCTAAAAAAACGAAGGACAAGGTTCCCTTGTATGGTTTCTCTTATTACTTACCTGTCTCCCATAATCTATCCCATTTTCAGGTAACTCCTCTCTTGCATTTCTCGATTCTAATGGGAATTTCAAAATCGGATTCAACTGCTCTTG GGATACCTGGAGATGGGAGGTGTTTGTTTCGGTCTGTGGTTCACGGAGCTTGTCTCAGGTCAGGGAAACCATCTCCAACTGAGAGCCTTGAAAAAGAACTTGCAGATGAGCTACGATCCAAA GTAGCAGATGAATTTATTAAGAGGCGCGGGGACACTGAATG GTTTCTTGAAGATGATTTCGACACCTATGTCAGACAGATGAGACAACCTCATGTCTGGGGAGGGGAGCCTGAGCTGCTTATGGCCTCACATGTCTTAAA GGTGCCAATCACAGTATATATGCGGGACAGAAATTCTGGTGGCCTCAAAATTATAGCTGAATATGGTCAAGAGTATGGCAGGGAAAATCCCATCTGCGTATTGTACCATGGGTATGGACACTACGATGCATTGCGGAGGAAGATTGCTGGTTCACAATCCAAGCA GTTTCTGAGGTGGATATCTGGAGGTCTCATACACCAAGGCTACAAAGCTGAGGGGGAAAAGATGTTGATTGTTTGA
- the LOC110629736 gene encoding OVARIAN TUMOR DOMAIN-containing deubiquitinating enzyme 4 isoform X3, which yields MASHSDSQILSITLHQLKKRRTRFPWIPGDGRCLFRSVVHGACLRSGKPSPTESLEKELADELRSKVADEFIKRRGDTEWFLEDDFDTYVRQMRQPHVWGGEPELLMASHVLKVPITVYMRDRNSGGLKIIAEYGQEYGRENPICVLYHGYGHYDALRRKIAGSQSKQFLRWISGGLIHQGYKAEGEKMLIV from the exons ATGGCATCGCATTCCGATTCCCAGATTCTCTCTATCACGCTCCACCAGCTAAAAAAACGAAGGACAAGGTTCCCTT GGATACCTGGAGATGGGAGGTGTTTGTTTCGGTCTGTGGTTCACGGAGCTTGTCTCAGGTCAGGGAAACCATCTCCAACTGAGAGCCTTGAAAAAGAACTTGCAGATGAGCTACGATCCAAA GTAGCAGATGAATTTATTAAGAGGCGCGGGGACACTGAATG GTTTCTTGAAGATGATTTCGACACCTATGTCAGACAGATGAGACAACCTCATGTCTGGGGAGGGGAGCCTGAGCTGCTTATGGCCTCACATGTCTTAAA GGTGCCAATCACAGTATATATGCGGGACAGAAATTCTGGTGGCCTCAAAATTATAGCTGAATATGGTCAAGAGTATGGCAGGGAAAATCCCATCTGCGTATTGTACCATGGGTATGGACACTACGATGCATTGCGGAGGAAGATTGCTGGTTCACAATCCAAGCA GTTTCTGAGGTGGATATCTGGAGGTCTCATACACCAAGGCTACAAAGCTGAGGGGGAAAAGATGTTGATTGTTTGA